From the genome of Azospira restricta, one region includes:
- a CDS encoding DUF3426 domain-containing protein, with product MLTCCPACGTNFRVTPEQLKARAGKVRCGKCQTVFNALDTLLEATPPATETAPASAAESLPPPPAAPAAAPVPPVADFAPAAIAEADKDEETEHISDVPADIAQASPGIEPEPAARKAEPAGEHAIESAPDEAAEAPPLSPEAVRDTALAAGLVAARETTELPGYNKWAEGAFTGTTSLAEPTARPLWPFVLAALLLLVALAGQVGHHFRAEIAVASPALRPLLEAGCAALGCDIPLPRHSELVSIESSDLQIDPAQGGALALSATLKNRAAYAQAWPLLEVTLTDVQDNAVVRRVLQPADYLPPKLDPTVFPPNGEVGVRLWLEAKDVVAAGYRLYVFYP from the coding sequence CAGTGTTCAACGCGCTCGACACGCTGCTCGAGGCGACGCCGCCGGCCACGGAAACGGCCCCGGCAAGCGCGGCGGAGTCGCTCCCGCCGCCCCCGGCTGCGCCGGCAGCGGCCCCCGTCCCGCCGGTCGCCGATTTCGCCCCGGCCGCGATCGCCGAGGCAGACAAAGACGAAGAAACCGAGCACATCTCCGACGTACCCGCCGATATCGCGCAGGCATCTCCCGGGATCGAACCCGAGCCGGCCGCGCGCAAAGCCGAACCTGCGGGCGAGCACGCGATCGAATCCGCCCCCGACGAAGCGGCAGAGGCGCCGCCGCTGTCGCCGGAAGCCGTGCGCGACACCGCACTCGCCGCCGGCCTCGTCGCCGCCCGCGAAACCACCGAACTGCCGGGCTACAACAAGTGGGCCGAAGGCGCCTTCACCGGCACCACCTCGCTCGCCGAGCCGACGGCGCGGCCGCTGTGGCCGTTCGTGCTGGCGGCGCTGCTGTTGCTGGTCGCGCTCGCCGGCCAGGTCGGCCACCACTTCCGCGCCGAGATCGCGGTCGCCAGCCCGGCCCTACGCCCGCTGCTGGAAGCCGGCTGCGCCGCGCTCGGCTGCGACATCCCGCTGCCACGGCACAGCGAGCTGGTCAGCATCGAGTCCTCCGACCTGCAGATCGACCCGGCGCAAGGCGGTGCGCTGGCGCTGTCGGCGACGCTGAAGAACCGCGCCGCCTACGCCCAGGCCTGGCCGCTGCTGGAAGTCACGCTCACCGACGTGCAGGACAACGCGGTGGTGCGCCGCGTGCTGCAGCCGGCCGACTACCTGCCGCCGAAACTCGACCCGACCGTCTTCCCGCCCAACGGCGAAGTCGGCGTCCGCCTCTGGCTGGAGGCGAAGGACGTCGTCGCCGCCGGCTACCGGCTCTACGTCTTCTATCCCTGA